One Dokdonia sp. Dokd-P16 genomic window carries:
- a CDS encoding Gfo/Idh/MocA family protein, which yields MSNKIRWGVLGGGGDSLIGVLHRVAASMFDAYQLVGGSFNPDIEVSKDFAAQIGIPTDRIYKDLTELVEKETALPAEQRMQVVSILTPNFLHFPMAKQLLEAGFNVICEKPMTMTHAEALELEAIQKKNGNVFGLTHTYTGYPMVRQMREMIANGELGEIQKVDAQYYQGWINNLIHDKEQRNSTWRLMPEKSGISCCLGDIGVHAYQMLEFVTGKKIKSVLADLNHLYADNEMDIDGTVLLRLDEYTKGVLRSSQIATGEENNFTVAVYGTKAGLKWEQENPNYLYLLEDGQPMRVLKPGHAYNSPLSLDGTKLPPGHPEGIFDAMGNIYKGVAKAIRGEDYNSGEFPGMTDGVRGMNFIEKAVQSHRDGNVWVDLE from the coding sequence GGAGATAGTTTAATAGGTGTGTTACACCGCGTGGCGGCAAGTATGTTTGATGCATACCAACTAGTAGGTGGTTCATTTAACCCAGATATTGAGGTAAGCAAAGACTTTGCTGCTCAAATAGGCATCCCGACAGATCGTATTTATAAAGATCTAACGGAGCTTGTAGAAAAGGAAACAGCACTCCCAGCAGAACAGCGTATGCAGGTAGTGTCTATACTTACACCTAACTTCTTACACTTCCCGATGGCAAAGCAGCTTCTAGAGGCTGGCTTTAACGTGATTTGTGAGAAGCCTATGACAATGACGCACGCAGAGGCGTTAGAGCTTGAGGCTATCCAAAAGAAGAATGGTAACGTCTTTGGACTTACACATACCTATACAGGTTATCCTATGGTACGCCAAATGAGGGAAATGATAGCAAATGGAGAACTAGGCGAGATACAAAAGGTAGACGCTCAGTATTATCAAGGCTGGATTAATAACCTCATACACGACAAGGAGCAACGCAATAGCACCTGGCGTTTGATGCCCGAGAAATCTGGAATTTCTTGCTGTCTGGGTGATATAGGCGTTCACGCTTACCAGATGCTAGAGTTTGTAACTGGCAAGAAAATAAAATCTGTACTTGCAGACCTCAACCATCTATATGCAGATAATGAGATGGATATAGACGGTACCGTATTACTGCGCCTAGATGAATACACAAAAGGCGTGTTACGCTCAAGCCAAATAGCAACGGGAGAAGAAAACAACTTTACCGTAGCTGTTTATGGTACAAAAGCAGGTCTCAAGTGGGAGCAAGAAAACCCTAACTATCTTTATTTACTAGAAGATGGACAACCTATGCGCGTGCTTAAACCAGGTCACGCTTATAACAGTCCGCTGTCATTAGATGGCACAAAACTACCTCCGGGACATCCAGAAGGAATTTTTGACGCGATGGGTAATATCTATAAAGGCGTTGCAAAGGCAATACGTGGAGAAGACTACAATTCAGGGGAATTTCCAGGTATGACAGATGGCGTGCGAGGAATGAATTTTATAGAGAAAGCCGTACAATCTCATCGTGATGGGAATGTGTGGGTAGATTTAGAGTAG
- a CDS encoding sugar phosphate isomerase/epimerase family protein, with protein MKTIKGPAVFLAQFMDDKAPFNSLDGLCKWAADLGYKGIQIPTWENRLIDLTTAGESKTYCDELKGKVNDYGLEITELSTHLQGQLVAVHPAYDLMFDNFAPDDCKNNPKKRTEWARKQVISAAHASKHLGLDVSATFSGSLLWHTMHPWPQRPAGLVEMGFEELAKRWLPILNTYDECGVDVAYEIHPGEDLHDGVTFERFLEATGNHKRCNILYDPSHFVLQQLDYISYIDHYHEFIKAFHVKDSEFKPDGKRGTFGGYSDWQDRAGRYRSPGDGQIDFKTIFTKLTEYGCDVWAVMEWECCVKSPEQGAREGAPFIASHIIEATQKRFDDFAGEDIDKEQLKKILGL; from the coding sequence ATGAAAACAATAAAAGGACCCGCAGTATTTCTCGCCCAGTTTATGGATGACAAAGCACCATTTAATTCGCTCGACGGATTGTGTAAATGGGCAGCAGACCTTGGGTATAAAGGAATACAAATCCCAACTTGGGAAAACCGATTAATTGACCTCACCACAGCGGGAGAGAGTAAAACCTACTGTGATGAGCTTAAGGGTAAAGTAAATGACTATGGGCTTGAGATAACTGAGCTCTCTACACACCTACAAGGGCAACTGGTTGCAGTACATCCTGCTTATGACTTGATGTTTGATAATTTTGCTCCAGACGATTGTAAAAACAACCCAAAGAAGCGTACTGAGTGGGCTCGTAAGCAAGTAATAAGCGCTGCACACGCAAGTAAGCATTTAGGTCTTGATGTGAGTGCTACGTTTAGTGGTTCGCTGCTTTGGCATACAATGCACCCTTGGCCACAACGTCCTGCAGGACTTGTTGAGATGGGGTTTGAAGAACTAGCCAAACGCTGGTTACCTATACTCAATACTTATGATGAGTGTGGTGTAGATGTGGCTTATGAGATTCACCCTGGTGAAGATCTACACGATGGTGTCACTTTTGAACGTTTTCTAGAAGCTACAGGTAATCACAAGCGTTGTAATATTTTATATGACCCGAGTCACTTTGTATTACAGCAGCTCGATTATATCTCATATATAGATCACTATCACGAGTTTATAAAGGCCTTTCACGTAAAGGATTCTGAGTTTAAGCCAGATGGGAAGCGTGGTACTTTTGGCGGTTATAGTGACTGGCAAGATCGCGCTGGGCGTTACCGCTCTCCGGGTGATGGACAGATAGACTTTAAAACCATTTTTACAAAACTCACAGAATACGGCTGTGACGTTTGGGCAGTGATGGAATGGGAATGTTGTGTAAAAAGTCCTGAACAAGGAGCTAGAGAAGGCGCACCATTTATCGCTTCACACATTATTGAGGCAACACAAAAACGCTTTGATGATTTTGCAGGTGAGGATATTGATAAGGAGCAGTTAAAGAAGATACTTGGACTTTAA